The Pseudoalteromonas sp. N1230-9 genome segment TGCCTAGTTTTTCGTAGGTGATTAGAATTGGTTTAGGAGTGATAAGCAAAATTAATAATACGACTGCTAATATGTACCAACGGGCTGGACTTTTCTTTGCGGTCGGCTCTGCTACTGTTTGTTGTATTGGCTGCGTGGGTGTCTGAGGCTTGCTTATTGTTTTTGGTCGTTTGCTAGGGACTGGTTTCTTGCGAGCGGGTTGCTGCCCAAGTAAAGATTGTTTTTTTACATTTTTAGACATAAAGCTTATCTGGCCTTTTATTTATAGGTCTCTATAATGAGATTATAACGAAGTTTTTGATATAATAGTTAAATTCAGATCATATAACATTGATTGTCCTAATTTGCGTAAAAGGTGCATTTCAACATGCAATTAGTGTTTATCTTTAAATATTAAGAGGAATAGTATGGATACGCAGCTTTCAATTTTAATTGTGGACGATGTGGGGACTGTCCGCAGTTTTTTAAGTCAAACGCTAATGCACTTAGGAATTGACAATGTGCGAGAGGCTTCAACAGCTGCACAGTGCTTGAGTGCATGCAAAGAAAAAGAGTTCAATATTATCTTCTTAGATATAGAGCTACCCGATGGTGATGGTAAGGAGATTATTTCACAAATTAATGAAATATCGCCTGAAGCGAATGTAGTGATGGTGTCAGCTCATTCTACTGTTGAAAATGTAAAAGAAGCAATTGAGAAAGGCGCTAAGGGTTTTGTTGTTAAGCCATTCACACCTAAAAAGATTGCGGCTATGTTGAAAAAATTCTACCCAGATCTAGAAATTGTTTAGTGGCTGAGTATTTACACTAGGCATTAAAATTTAGGCAAAAAAAAACCGGCGTAGGCCGGTTTTTTTATATTCATCAAAAACAAATTATAGCGCTTTGATTTTAGCTGCTAAACGGCTCTTATGACGAGCTGCTTTGTTCTTGTGGATTAGACCTTTAGTTGCGTAACGGTCTAGGATAGGTGTTGCAACAGCGAATGCCGCTTGTGCAGCTTCTTTGTCGCCCGCTTCAATTGCAGCAACTACTTTTTTGAAGTAAGTACG includes the following:
- a CDS encoding response regulator produces the protein MDTQLSILIVDDVGTVRSFLSQTLMHLGIDNVREASTAAQCLSACKEKEFNIIFLDIELPDGDGKEIISQINEISPEANVVMVSAHSTVENVKEAIEKGAKGFVVKPFTPKKIAAMLKKFYPDLEIV
- the rpsT gene encoding 30S ribosomal protein S20, producing the protein MANIKSAKKRAITSEKNRQHNASRRSMMRTYFKKVVAAIEAGDKEAAQAAFAVATPILDRYATKGLIHKNKAARHKSRLAAKIKAL